Proteins encoded together in one Shewanella oneidensis MR-1 window:
- a CDS encoding lipid-binding SYLF domain-containing protein: MKSFLSLIAASTCLIASLMTPAVQADDSYTEALKNFHQAKETRKFFDTAYGYAIFPTVGKGGIGIGAAYGKGQVFQAGQYMGDSSLTQLSIGFQLGGQAYSEIIFFKDAKSYNEFTSGSFEFDAQASAVAINMGANAKAGTTGNSAGAGQAGGNQSATAAYINGMAVFTVAKGGLMFEAALAGQSFSFEPRGN; this comes from the coding sequence ATGAAATCATTTTTATCCCTTATAGCCGCATCAACCTGCTTGATTGCCAGCTTGATGACGCCAGCTGTGCAAGCGGATGACAGTTACACAGAGGCTTTAAAGAACTTTCACCAAGCCAAGGAAACCCGCAAGTTTTTTGATACCGCCTATGGTTATGCCATCTTTCCCACTGTTGGCAAGGGCGGGATTGGGATTGGTGCGGCCTATGGAAAAGGTCAGGTCTTTCAAGCTGGTCAATATATGGGAGACTCAAGCCTGACCCAGCTCTCCATTGGATTCCAATTAGGTGGACAAGCCTATAGTGAGATTATCTTCTTTAAGGATGCCAAATCCTACAATGAGTTCACCAGTGGCAGCTTTGAATTCGATGCCCAAGCTTCAGCCGTTGCCATTAATATGGGCGCCAATGCCAAAGCGGGTACCACAGGGAATTCCGCAGGGGCAGGTCAAGCCGGTGGCAATCAATCGGCCACCGCAGCCTATATCAATGGCATGGCGGTCTTCACGGTAGCGAAAGGCGGGTTGATGTTTGAGGCCGCACTGGCGGGACAATCCTTCAGCTTCGAGCCGAGGGGGAACTAA
- a CDS encoding YbhB/YbcL family Raf kinase inhibitor-like protein: MMNLHKWIVGIGLFTAVLGSAQAMTLSSKDIGEGQLLSNQFVFNGFGCTGENISPQLAWRDAPEGTKAYAVTAYDPDAPTGSGWWHWAVYNIGGDQQQLAQGAGSKHNGLPKGAIALKNDFGTTDFGGACPPQGHGMHRYEFTVWALPNPLELPKDASPALLGFMLRAQALGSAKLTAVYHR; encoded by the coding sequence ATGATGAATTTACATAAGTGGATAGTAGGAATTGGTTTATTTACCGCGGTATTAGGGTCGGCTCAAGCCATGACCTTATCGAGCAAAGATATTGGCGAAGGTCAGTTATTATCCAATCAATTTGTTTTTAATGGCTTTGGTTGCACGGGTGAGAATATTTCCCCCCAACTTGCTTGGCGTGATGCCCCTGAAGGTACGAAAGCCTATGCGGTGACGGCGTATGATCCCGATGCGCCCACGGGCAGTGGCTGGTGGCATTGGGCCGTCTACAATATTGGTGGCGATCAACAGCAATTAGCGCAAGGTGCTGGCTCTAAGCACAATGGCCTACCTAAGGGGGCGATTGCGCTAAAGAATGATTTTGGCACTACCGACTTTGGCGGCGCCTGTCCGCCACAGGGGCATGGAATGCACCGATATGAGTTCACAGTGTGGGCATTACCTAATCCATTGGAATTGCCAAAGGATGCCTCACCCGCACTGTTGGGATTTATGCTCAGGGCGCAGGCTTTGGGTAGCGCTAAGTTGACTGCTGTCTACCACCGCTGA
- a CDS encoding YkvA family protein, protein MAEEQFTETGFWNKIKIFGRQAGREVVERALWLYYAAQKPNTPKWAKSVIFGALAYFISPLDAIPDLTPLVGFTDDLGALAAALTMVMLYIDDEVKSQAAAKLALWFGDEPTTPKS, encoded by the coding sequence ATGGCAGAAGAGCAATTTACCGAAACAGGTTTTTGGAACAAAATCAAAATTTTTGGTCGCCAAGCAGGGCGTGAGGTAGTTGAACGTGCCTTGTGGCTTTACTATGCGGCGCAAAAGCCCAATACCCCCAAATGGGCTAAGTCGGTTATTTTTGGGGCGCTGGCGTACTTTATCTCACCTTTAGATGCAATCCCTGATCTGACGCCGTTAGTGGGCTTTACCGATGATTTAGGTGCTTTAGCCGCTGCGCTGACCATGGTAATGCTTTATATCGATGATGAGGTAAAATCCCAAGCTGCGGCTAAGTTAGCGCTGTGGTTTGGCGATGAGCCGACTACGCCTAAGTCCTAA
- a CDS encoding nitrous oxide-stimulated promoter family protein, which yields MNSATLLTGKLRYEHQTISAMAKIYCQAKHQEQTESGLCTDCVALLDYAAVRLDRCPYGQEKPTCNKCPVHCYKPAQKAQVKQIMIFAGPRMLLPHPIRAIKHLLAERHPVPTSVPEAASNRHQRIAISQKNT from the coding sequence ATGAATTCAGCGACCCTACTCACAGGTAAACTGCGCTACGAGCATCAAACCATTAGCGCGATGGCCAAAATTTATTGTCAGGCCAAACACCAAGAACAAACGGAATCAGGTCTGTGCACCGATTGTGTTGCGCTATTAGACTATGCAGCCGTTCGTCTCGACCGCTGCCCCTACGGACAAGAGAAACCTACCTGCAATAAGTGCCCAGTGCACTGTTACAAGCCCGCGCAAAAAGCGCAGGTAAAACAGATCATGATTTTCGCAGGCCCGAGAATGCTGTTACCGCATCCCATTCGTGCAATCAAACACTTACTGGCAGAACGCCATCCCGTGCCAACATCTGTGCCCGAAGCGGCCTCAAACCGCCATCAACGCATCGCCATTTCACAGAAAAATACCTAG
- a CDS encoding DUF1107 domain-containing protein produces MRVFPVYAPKLIVKHARIFLTGVIWVKDLGRLEFEKGRFLLPRKSLPKVKQAILELNELIEAQNHQTKTA; encoded by the coding sequence ATGAGAGTTTTCCCTGTCTACGCACCTAAGCTTATTGTTAAGCATGCGCGTATTTTTCTCACTGGCGTGATATGGGTAAAAGACTTAGGCCGATTAGAATTTGAAAAAGGGCGATTTTTATTGCCGAGAAAAAGCCTGCCAAAAGTGAAGCAGGCTATCTTAGAGCTGAACGAATTGATTGAAGCGCAGAATCATCAAACTAAAACAGCTTAG
- a CDS encoding DUF1232 domain-containing protein, with product MKNIMAVILWCLGVSAATPVFADKASPEQLARLYLDFMAQTSRQSEALWPGFRLDDKVHLFSYAGNVWLRQPGGEIVQDNSVLESVNLHSGLSINFGFPQYQGQAGVLIQLESPTIQFDSTTKTADLPFVIWAGNSVHEAFHFYAQSEWRVLEDTRRYEGEVYPLNLDARYSRLQLFNALISALKQPEQQALYLGHAAYWLQLWRQTAPNEDKISYVNDLIEGSAKYVELIAGARFLSQNQTYLGYQQILLRYVQDYYQQQQMLGGWTVEAENIGALAGVLLDSTQDANVWKESVMSGMLPVDLLLGRIKPIAPVGQDSVQKKRLQDMLSYYPATQQKLAQLLKDVQDPKVPLLVIPSVSDSSSFIDVGAVRSGFYVVPYQEDVTQAYLGMSAQFSNLNVSGSPLLDVPLQNYCEGIEAATLLPLGFTFQREGQYLVFNEPEIHGTIRVSASVVEGRTLYCAMN from the coding sequence ATGAAAAATATTATGGCGGTGATCCTGTGGTGTTTAGGAGTCTCTGCCGCCACTCCTGTGTTCGCCGATAAGGCCTCGCCAGAACAACTCGCTCGTCTATACCTCGATTTTATGGCTCAAACCAGTCGCCAAAGTGAAGCTCTGTGGCCGGGATTTCGTCTCGACGATAAAGTGCACCTCTTCAGTTATGCGGGCAACGTTTGGTTACGTCAGCCTGGCGGTGAGATTGTTCAAGATAACAGTGTATTAGAGTCAGTTAATCTGCACTCTGGCCTATCGATTAATTTTGGTTTTCCCCAATATCAAGGGCAGGCAGGTGTGCTGATCCAGCTCGAGTCTCCCACGATTCAATTTGATAGCACAACCAAAACCGCCGATTTACCTTTTGTGATTTGGGCTGGCAACAGTGTGCATGAGGCGTTTCATTTTTATGCCCAGTCAGAGTGGCGCGTGTTAGAAGATACTCGCCGTTACGAGGGGGAGGTGTATCCGCTTAATCTGGATGCGCGTTATTCCCGTTTACAGTTATTCAATGCGTTAATCTCGGCCTTAAAACAACCTGAGCAACAGGCGTTGTACTTAGGCCATGCTGCCTATTGGCTGCAGTTATGGCGTCAAACGGCACCTAACGAAGATAAAATCAGTTATGTAAATGACTTGATTGAAGGCAGTGCAAAATACGTTGAGTTAATTGCGGGGGCACGTTTTTTGAGTCAAAACCAAACCTACCTCGGTTACCAGCAGATACTGCTGCGATATGTACAGGATTACTATCAGCAGCAGCAAATGCTCGGCGGATGGACGGTTGAGGCCGAGAATATCGGTGCGCTTGCGGGAGTGTTGTTAGATAGCACTCAAGATGCCAATGTGTGGAAAGAGTCGGTGATGTCGGGCATGTTGCCGGTGGATTTGCTACTCGGGCGTATTAAGCCGATTGCGCCAGTTGGACAAGATTCGGTGCAGAAGAAACGTCTGCAAGACATGCTGTCCTACTATCCGGCAACGCAACAAAAGTTGGCCCAACTACTCAAGGATGTTCAGGATCCTAAAGTGCCATTATTAGTGATTCCGAGCGTGAGTGATAGCAGCAGTTTTATTGATGTGGGCGCAGTTCGCTCTGGGTTTTATGTGGTGCCCTATCAAGAGGATGTGACCCAGGCCTATTTAGGGATGAGCGCACAATTTAGCAACTTAAATGTGAGTGGCAGTCCCTTGTTGGATGTGCCTTTGCAAAATTATTGTGAGGGCATTGAAGCCGCAACTCTGTTACCTTTGGGGTTTACCTTCCAACGAGAAGGTCAGTATCTGGTGTTCAATGAGCCGGAAATCCATGGAACAATAAGGGTTTCTGCAAGTGTTGTTGAGGGAAGAACTCTCTACTGTGCGATGAATTAA
- a CDS encoding DUF3630 family protein gives MKLNAIQLDRSALSLSVSGDIDFDHFEAFAEPLAYALDCRLRERQWGADRHQWLLEFEGTPLWLNYEFYGNICWLSVEREADVEVLEYLATLLTSHL, from the coding sequence ATGAAATTAAACGCCATTCAGTTAGATAGATCCGCCTTAAGCTTAAGCGTGAGCGGCGATATCGACTTTGATCATTTCGAAGCCTTTGCAGAGCCGTTAGCCTATGCCTTAGATTGCCGCTTGCGCGAGCGCCAATGGGGGGCCGATCGTCACCAATGGTTATTGGAGTTTGAAGGCACACCGCTTTGGCTTAACTATGAGTTTTACGGCAATATCTGTTGGCTCAGTGTGGAGCGAGAGGCTGATGTTGAGGTGCTAGAATACTTAGCCACACTACTAACATCCCACCTATGA
- a CDS encoding cell division protein ZapB has protein sequence MSLELLSKLETKIQATLETIELLKMELEEEKQKTSTLSEQNNQLIEQNQQLQQELTSWNEKVTGLVGLLNSEI, from the coding sequence ATGAGCCTTGAATTACTGTCCAAACTGGAAACCAAGATCCAGGCTACACTCGAAACTATCGAGCTTCTAAAAATGGAGCTAGAGGAAGAGAAGCAAAAGACGTCGACCTTGAGTGAGCAAAACAATCAATTAATCGAGCAAAACCAACAATTGCAACAGGAACTGACTTCTTGGAACGAGAAAGTTACCGGACTTGTTGGCTTGCTCAATAGTGAAATCTAA
- a CDS encoding DsrE/DsrF/TusD sulfur relay family protein, protein MQKILIVAHASPYGTEKLFNSLRIALALKDQTDQAVDLKIFLMSDAVFGALKHQTTPDLSYNLQQMFEILSAQQVPVLLCKTCAQARGVSTAMLIEGTQIGTLQDLTRWTLDADKVMHI, encoded by the coding sequence ATGCAAAAAATTCTTATTGTTGCCCATGCCAGTCCTTACGGTACAGAGAAACTGTTTAACAGCCTACGTATTGCCTTAGCACTCAAGGATCAAACTGACCAAGCTGTTGATCTAAAAATATTTTTAATGTCTGATGCCGTATTTGGTGCGCTTAAACATCAAACAACTCCTGATTTAAGCTATAACTTGCAACAAATGTTTGAGATCCTAAGTGCCCAACAAGTCCCTGTTTTACTATGCAAAACCTGCGCTCAAGCAAGGGGCGTCAGTACCGCAATGCTTATTGAAGGCACTCAAATTGGTACTTTGCAGGATCTTACCCGCTGGACACTTGATGCCGATAAGGTGATGCATATTTAA
- a CDS encoding helix-turn-helix transcriptional regulator: MIRMFEYDSKLAQPLSRVPVHQPSIIRVIQGEKSLLWQDDALSVNADQLLLLPAGTHISFVNRPMGGRYRAVQLLLPYELPSGVILAPTDRTMSKPTQAISRSVDFAWNALLHSLTLALPTSVQMHYLAALLLSLPQQSSVNWLYGHKQSSVTQAVLAILSQHPSAQWQQEQLAEKLHMSSASLRRKLVQEDTSFRQLLAEVRLCQGLALLQNSSDSVLQVALSCGYLSAEKFSARFKQAFGLTPAAYRRTL; the protein is encoded by the coding sequence ATGATCCGCATGTTTGAATATGACTCGAAACTGGCGCAACCACTTTCACGGGTACCAGTGCATCAGCCCTCGATTATTCGGGTGATCCAAGGGGAGAAGTCGTTGCTTTGGCAAGATGATGCGCTATCAGTCAATGCTGACCAATTGCTGTTATTGCCCGCTGGTACGCATATCAGTTTTGTGAATCGTCCGATGGGCGGGCGCTATCGAGCGGTGCAGTTACTCTTGCCCTACGAGTTACCGTCTGGCGTGATACTTGCGCCAACCGATAGGACAATGTCTAAACCTACCCAAGCTATTTCGCGCTCGGTTGATTTTGCTTGGAATGCGTTATTGCATAGCCTAACGTTAGCGTTGCCAACATCGGTGCAGATGCACTATTTAGCCGCATTACTGTTAAGTTTGCCGCAGCAAAGTAGCGTGAATTGGCTTTATGGGCATAAGCAATCGAGTGTCACTCAAGCCGTATTGGCGATACTGAGCCAGCATCCTTCAGCTCAATGGCAGCAAGAACAGCTCGCCGAAAAGTTACATATGAGCAGTGCTAGCTTAAGGCGTAAACTGGTGCAGGAAGACACCAGCTTTAGGCAATTGCTCGCCGAAGTGCGTTTGTGTCAGGGGTTAGCGCTGTTGCAAAACTCTAGCGATTCAGTTTTGCAAGTCGCATTGTCTTGTGGTTACTTGTCAGCAGAAAAATTCTCGGCACGCTTTAAACAAGCTTTTGGCCTGACACCTGCCGCATATCGCCGTACACTGTGA
- a CDS encoding protein adenylyltransferase SelO: MKFKQDFFTQLPEFYSQVYPQGISNPHWLAWSDDAAALIGLHQPTDELLQGLSGNAAVEGASYYAQVYSGHQFGGYTPRLGDGRSIILGEAIGPNGAWDVALKGGGPTPYSRHGDGRAVMRSAVREFLVSEALHHLGVPTTRALAVIGSDMPVWRESQETAAITVRLARSHIRFGHFEFFSHSERGQADKLTQLLNFTLKQHYPHLSCDPAGYKAWFLQVVQDSAKMIAHWQAIGFAHGVMNTDNMSILGDSFDFGPFAFLDTFQEDFICNHSDPDGRYAFGQQPGIGLWNLQRLAQALTPVIASDDLIAALNQYQHALVQHYLALMRAKLGLVQQADSSAEQDQQDLELIGRFTVLMEKNQLDYSHTWRRFGQLDPSSLHSSLRDDFIDLNEFDAWYQVYQARLGKVTDVEAWQQQCNRVNPKYILRNYLAQEAIIAVDEGNLAQLQRLHQVLRQPFTEQIEHEELAKRPPDWGQGLIMSCSS, translated from the coding sequence ATGAAGTTCAAACAGGATTTTTTCACCCAATTGCCTGAGTTTTATTCCCAAGTTTATCCGCAGGGGATTAGCAATCCCCATTGGCTTGCTTGGAGTGACGATGCTGCGGCGTTAATTGGTTTGCATCAGCCAACAGATGAGTTATTACAGGGCTTATCGGGTAACGCGGCTGTTGAAGGTGCAAGCTATTATGCACAGGTTTATAGCGGGCATCAGTTTGGTGGTTACACTCCTCGATTAGGTGATGGCCGCTCAATTATCCTCGGTGAAGCGATTGGCCCTAATGGTGCGTGGGATGTGGCGCTTAAAGGTGGCGGTCCGACGCCTTATTCTCGCCATGGTGATGGTCGGGCTGTAATGCGCTCAGCGGTGCGTGAATTTTTAGTCTCCGAAGCGCTGCATCATTTAGGTGTGCCGACAACCCGTGCCTTGGCTGTGATTGGCTCAGATATGCCCGTTTGGCGCGAGAGCCAAGAAACCGCAGCCATTACCGTACGTTTGGCACGCAGTCATATCCGTTTCGGTCATTTCGAATTTTTCAGCCATAGCGAGCGTGGCCAAGCTGATAAGCTGACGCAGCTGCTCAACTTTACCTTGAAGCAGCATTATCCGCATTTGAGCTGTGATCCTGCGGGTTATAAAGCCTGGTTTTTACAAGTGGTGCAAGATTCCGCCAAGATGATCGCCCATTGGCAGGCAATCGGTTTTGCCCATGGGGTAATGAACACCGATAATATGTCGATTCTTGGTGATAGTTTCGATTTTGGCCCCTTTGCCTTCCTCGATACCTTCCAAGAAGACTTTATTTGTAATCATTCAGACCCCGATGGACGTTACGCCTTTGGCCAGCAACCCGGTATTGGTCTGTGGAATTTGCAACGTTTAGCGCAGGCGTTGACACCTGTGATTGCCTCCGATGATTTAATCGCTGCCCTGAATCAATATCAACACGCCTTAGTGCAGCATTATTTGGCGCTGATGCGCGCTAAGTTGGGGTTAGTGCAGCAAGCTGATTCAAGTGCAGAGCAGGATCAGCAGGACTTAGAACTCATTGGCCGCTTTACCGTGTTGATGGAGAAAAATCAGCTCGATTACAGCCATACTTGGCGTCGCTTCGGCCAGCTTGATCCCAGTAGTTTACACTCGAGCCTGCGGGATGATTTTATCGATCTCAACGAGTTTGATGCTTGGTATCAGGTGTATCAGGCGCGGCTTGGAAAGGTGACCGATGTCGAGGCGTGGCAACAGCAGTGTAATCGAGTCAATCCCAAGTATATTTTGCGTAACTATTTGGCCCAAGAGGCGATTATCGCGGTAGATGAGGGCAATTTAGCGCAGCTACAGCGTTTACATCAGGTATTGCGCCAGCCTTTTACCGAGCAAATTGAGCATGAGGAGCTGGCCAAGCGTCCACCCGATTGGGGGCAAGGGCTGATCATGTCATGCAGCAGTTGA
- a CDS encoding acyltransferase family protein translates to MRKNQLEFTYMRGIAIIFIVLGHSIYNSGEGFPVLLENLLRGGTALFVFISGYFFHRIFYKDFDYGKFMKNKVQNVLYPFLFVSIVGLFCLSLRWVFMEHQSLEQVLLSIFYTVRNGYILYPHWYIPFIMAVFLFSPVFLWFIRCSQQMRWTLFVLSCVVAILLHRPIGNVNFIHSVVYYLPFYLIGILYSQDEHIVTRYGSILSALAGIFLVVSLVEQSYIVQHVGNYHKAPFEYNGIDWQFIQKLSLCVLVLNFCDWLSQRSRLPWLIETAEMSFAIFFIHPLFDMLFNTTATIFRYRFPPDSWVTSILFSFGIFLFLMVSSMMTARLIKKRLGNRSRLFIGW, encoded by the coding sequence ATGAGAAAAAATCAGCTCGAATTTACCTACATGCGTGGCATAGCGATTATTTTTATCGTGCTTGGTCATAGCATCTATAACTCTGGGGAAGGGTTTCCTGTACTACTAGAAAATTTGCTGAGGGGGGGCACTGCGTTATTTGTGTTTATCTCAGGTTATTTTTTCCATCGAATTTTTTATAAGGACTTTGATTACGGTAAGTTTATGAAGAATAAAGTACAAAACGTACTTTATCCCTTCTTATTTGTTTCCATAGTAGGCCTATTCTGCTTGAGTTTACGCTGGGTTTTTATGGAGCATCAATCGCTTGAACAAGTGCTGCTCAGCATTTTTTATACCGTGCGAAACGGTTACATTTTGTATCCGCACTGGTATATCCCTTTTATCATGGCGGTATTTTTATTCTCACCAGTATTTTTGTGGTTTATCCGTTGTTCGCAGCAGATGCGTTGGACGTTATTCGTATTGAGTTGTGTGGTGGCTATCCTGCTTCACAGGCCTATAGGTAACGTCAACTTTATCCATTCTGTGGTGTACTATTTACCTTTCTATTTGATTGGTATTTTATACTCCCAAGATGAACATATAGTGACGCGCTATGGCTCTATATTGAGTGCGTTAGCAGGGATTTTCCTCGTTGTGAGTTTGGTTGAACAGAGTTACATAGTGCAGCACGTAGGTAATTACCATAAAGCGCCCTTTGAATATAACGGCATCGACTGGCAGTTTATCCAAAAACTGAGTCTGTGCGTCTTAGTGCTTAACTTCTGTGATTGGTTGTCACAACGTAGCCGCTTACCTTGGCTTATCGAAACCGCAGAGATGAGTTTTGCGATTTTCTTTATTCATCCACTCTTCGATATGCTGTTTAATACCACTGCAACAATATTCCGTTATCGTTTCCCTCCTGATTCATGGGTTACTAGCATATTGTTTTCGTTTGGTATTTTCCTATTTCTTATGGTGAGCAGTATGATGACGGCGCGCCTGATTAAAAAACGTTTAGGCAACCGTTCTCGCTTGTTTATCGGTTGGTAA
- a CDS encoding serine/threonine protein kinase: MNQEKLDLRKSAADDTHSGAAFAFQALTPDLILDAIESLGVYPETGLLALNSYENRVYQFRSDEGQRYVVKFYRPDRWSDAQIQEEHDFALALAEQEIPMAVPTAVQGHTLHHFQGFRFALFPSIGGRAFEVDNLEQLEFVGRFIGRMHQYGAQSVFQAREPLNPQILGDEPLAWLKQSELVPTSLRVAFFTVVEQVLAKVNTLWAQQRFKPIRLHGDLHPGNILWTPDGPGFVDLDDARMGPAIQDLWMMLTGDRAQQQLQLEVLLEAYEEFCEFDTRQLALIEPLRALRMVHYNAWIGRRWQDPAFPMHFPWFGDEKYWEQQILAFKEQLAALDEPPLSLIPY, from the coding sequence ATGAACCAAGAGAAGTTAGACCTACGAAAGAGTGCCGCGGATGATACTCATTCGGGTGCCGCCTTTGCTTTTCAAGCCTTAACACCTGATTTGATTTTAGATGCGATCGAAAGTCTTGGGGTGTATCCCGAAACTGGGTTATTAGCGCTCAACAGCTACGAAAACCGTGTGTATCAATTCCGTAGCGATGAAGGGCAACGCTATGTGGTTAAGTTTTATCGCCCCGATCGTTGGAGCGATGCGCAAATTCAGGAGGAACACGATTTTGCGCTCGCCCTTGCCGAGCAGGAAATTCCCATGGCCGTGCCGACGGCAGTCCAAGGCCATACCTTGCATCACTTTCAAGGGTTTCGGTTTGCACTGTTTCCCTCTATTGGCGGGCGAGCCTTTGAAGTGGATAATTTAGAGCAGCTGGAATTTGTTGGGCGCTTTATCGGTCGTATGCATCAGTATGGTGCGCAGTCGGTTTTTCAGGCCCGTGAGCCACTCAATCCACAAATCTTAGGTGATGAGCCATTGGCATGGTTGAAGCAGTCTGAATTAGTGCCAACTTCGCTGCGAGTGGCTTTTTTCACTGTGGTTGAACAAGTATTGGCGAAGGTTAATACCCTTTGGGCCCAGCAACGCTTCAAGCCGATTCGCTTACATGGCGATTTGCATCCCGGGAACATTTTGTGGACACCCGATGGCCCAGGTTTTGTGGATTTAGATGATGCGCGTATGGGGCCGGCCATTCAAGATCTATGGATGATGCTCACCGGGGACCGGGCGCAGCAGCAACTGCAATTGGAAGTTTTACTCGAAGCTTATGAGGAGTTTTGTGAATTCGATACGCGGCAACTGGCGCTGATTGAGCCTCTGCGGGCGCTACGTATGGTGCACTATAACGCGTGGATTGGCAGACGTTGGCAAGATCCGGCTTTCCCGATGCATTTCCCATGGTTTGGGGATGAAAAATATTGGGAGCAGCAGATTTTGGCATTTAAGGAGCAACTCGCGGCGCTCGATGAACCTCCGCTCAGTTTGATCCCTTATTAG
- a CDS encoding thiol:disulfide interchange protein DsbA/DsbL, protein MKKALLMAAALLLAPLTVSAAEYKEGVHYTVINDGPATAKPEITEFFSFYCPHCYTFSKTVVPKILAEKPAGVEFNQAHVDFIGKEMGIEMSRAFAVAHQLNVNEKIDTALFTAIHDKKQHFTSRDDVRALFVANGVDGKTFDAAADSFMVKAQMSKMKRDTENAKLTGVPALVVNGKYRVETGAIKSYDELLDIAYYLARK, encoded by the coding sequence ATGAAAAAAGCATTACTTATGGCGGCAGCGCTGTTATTGGCTCCATTAACTGTTTCGGCAGCTGAATACAAAGAAGGCGTACATTACACGGTGATTAATGATGGTCCCGCGACCGCTAAGCCAGAAATCACCGAGTTTTTCTCTTTCTATTGCCCACATTGCTACACTTTTTCTAAAACCGTAGTGCCTAAAATTTTGGCCGAGAAGCCAGCGGGTGTGGAATTTAACCAAGCCCACGTTGACTTTATTGGTAAAGAAATGGGCATCGAAATGTCACGTGCTTTTGCGGTAGCTCATCAACTCAATGTGAATGAAAAAATCGATACCGCTTTATTTACCGCCATCCATGATAAGAAACAACACTTCACCAGCCGTGATGATGTTCGTGCTTTGTTTGTGGCAAATGGTGTTGATGGTAAAACCTTTGATGCCGCTGCAGATTCATTTATGGTCAAAGCCCAAATGTCGAAAATGAAGCGTGATACCGAGAACGCTAAACTGACAGGCGTACCCGCTCTGGTTGTTAATGGCAAATACCGTGTCGAAACGGGTGCGATTAAGTCCTATGACGAGCTATTAGACATCGCTTACTACTTAGCGAGAAAGTAA